A stretch of Triticum aestivum cultivar Chinese Spring chromosome 1D, IWGSC CS RefSeq v2.1, whole genome shotgun sequence DNA encodes these proteins:
- the LOC123181598 gene encoding branched-chain amino acid aminotransferase 2, chloroplastic, whose amino-acid sequence MDCGTASHGALLAAAPLAVRRPRLLPLSPPPSTPSIQIQNRLYSMSLLPLRKARGMGICEASLASNYTQTSEFADLDWENLGFGLVQTDYMYTAKCGPDGNFDKGGMVPFGPIEMNPASGVLNYGQGLFEGLKAYRKTDGSILLFRPMENAMRMQTGAERMCMPAPPVEQFVDAVKQTVLANKRWVPPTGKGSLYIRPLLVGSGAVLGLAPAPEYTFIIFSSPVGNYFKEGLAPINLIVEDKFHRATPGGTGGVKTIGNYASVLMAQKIAKEKGYSDVLYLDAVEKKYLEEVSSCNIFVVKGNVISTPAIKGTILPGITRKSIIDVALTKGFQVEERLVSVDELLDADEVFCTGTAVVVSPVGSITYQGKRIEYAGNQGVGAVSRQLYTSLTSLQMGQVEDPMGWTVQLN is encoded by the exons ATGGATTGCGGCACAGCCTCGCACGGCGCCCTGCTcgccgccgcgccgctcgccgTCCGGCGGCCCCGGCTGCTgcccctctcgccgccgccgtcgacgccgTCCATTCAG ATTCAGAACCGACTTTATTCGATGTCACTGCTTCCGCTTCGAAAGGCCCGAGGCATGGGAATATGCGAGGCTTCTCTAGCAAGTAACTACAC GCAGACATCAGAGTTTGCTGATTTGGATTGGGAGAACCTTGGTTTTGGACTCGTGCAAACTGACTATATGTATACTGCAAAATGTGGGCCAGATGGGAACTTTGACAAGGGTGGAATGGTGCCGTTTGGGCCAATAGAAATGAACCCAGCATCCGGAGTCCTGAATTATGGACAG GGATTGTTCGAAGGCCTAAAGGCGTATAGAAAAACTGATGGCTCCATCCTGTTGTTTCGCCCAATGGAAAATGCAATGAGGATGCAAACTGGCGCCGAGAGGATGTGCATGCCTGCACCTCCTGTCGAGCAATTTGTGGATGCAGTAAAACAAACCGTTTTAGCAAACAAGAGATGG GTGCCTCCTACCGGTAAAGGTTCTTTGTACATTAGGCCACTACTCGTGGGAAGTGGGGCTGTTCTTGGTCTTGCACCTGCTCCTGAGTACACATTCATTATTTTTTCCTCCCCTGTTGGGAACTACTTTAAG GAAGGATTAGCGCCAATAAATTTGATAGTTGAAGACAAGTTTCATCGGGCCACCCCTGGTGGAACTGGAGGTGTTAAGACCATTGGGAATTATGCCTCG GTCTTGATGGCACAGAAGATTGCAAAGGAGAAAGGTTATTCTGATGTTCTCTACTTGGATGCTGTTGAGAAAAAGTATCTTGAAGAAGTATCTTCGTGTAATATTTTTGTTGTGAAG GGCAATGTTATTTCAACTCCAGCAATAAAAGGAACAATATTGCCGGGCATCACAAGGAAAAGTATAATTGATGTTGCTCTGACTAAAGGCTTCCAG GTCGAGGAGCGGCTTGTGTCGGTGGATGAGTTGCTTGATGCCGACGAAGTGTTCTGCACAGGGACCGCCGTCGTTGTGTCTCCCGTAGGCAGCATTACATATCAAGGGAAAAG GATAGAGTATGCTGGCAACCAGGGAGTCGGCGCGGTGTCTCGGCAACTGTACACCTCGCTAACAAGCCTCCAGATGGGCCAGGTGGAGGACCCCATGGGCTGGACCGTGCAACTGAATTAG
- the LOC123181599 gene encoding uncharacterized protein, producing the protein MGRRSNRRSAAQDDTNVGCVWGLMRMVYFRRDPRFLMDAKQAGGRHKLREITDGRDSGKRPRDFEEIEKDDNIENGPLQQPTVKKLMEEELGRVNLLRTVPNNEVQRRLADLGNDLSLDGNSEHTNNTTGTLNHGTDISVSRLSGSVDSEGSKSLNHAEYDLESVLASFLGEIYRCHNECPHDDCKSNSELCPSLKSLIHKKLNDLSNLQSNIDCEQPQESKGEKLLAGNGISSSRTVQSKEFKDALEILGSNKELFLKVLQKPNSHMLDNIRNHQNSRLTTKLEPNKNLGETNSLEETRGSNHDLSAPAQAKESKHMFFWRKDKSKIKQMLPEGINGSQPVSKIVILKPNPGKGIDQTVTSSARYLHQQPSTSQTPEYSGRETSKFSIKEVRRRFRIVTGETRRERNAAPADDLQRVSRWHSMIATKKSSGYHTQGSLADKSASNFKNDIARPSTSSKQKQQNGGETEISGHIAVPQDDSIFYKEAKKHLTDMLKDNNKSGNYPTAQVSKSLEGMLSLPHCDVSSPRNSRSGKCHTDLSPEETDSCLVPMVDSEETTQESSQSWDDSLSNTAHCPSIAVDDQVVVQDKCSMKEEPQEGQGDVTDVVDTICMEEIGKIDCSETICNTQSISAELCRDSPQPDMIEEAEQGKEPVKILLSYPESIVELEQQEPGTPEPRASAKFISDCSPELSHDKQEQPSPVSVLDSFYEDVADPECENIKQCDLHEELRGALYFPDNESDLKVFWEDKNVRLDYIKLVLELSELCAEQNLEVWYLEDELISPCLLEELPNQGDQIDDLKILFDCICEALTEIQERYFRLSSWLSFLKHDIRAPPVGEDLVAEVDKYVDDYLRHSFPSTLDHTIKKDFEVRTWMDIRSKTEGIVVEIWEFVLDELIDEAVFDLWI; encoded by the exons ATGGGGAGGCGAAGCAACAGGCGGTCCGCGGCGCAGGACGACACCAATGTCGGCTGCGTCTGGGGCCTAATGCGCATGGTCTATTTCCGCCGCGACCCCAGATTCCTGATGGACGCGAAGCAGGCGGGCGGGAGGCATAAGCTCCGGGAGATCACAG ACGGAAGGGACTCAGGGAAGAGGCCTAGGGATTTTGAGGAAATCGAAAAAGATGAT AACATAGAAAACGGCCCTTTGCAGCAACCAACCGTCAAAAAACTTATGGAGGAAGAATTGGGGCGTGTGAATCTTTTGAGGACAGTTCCAAACAACGAGGTTCAGAGAAGATTAGCTGATCTGGGAAATGACCTATCTCTTGATGgaaattcagagcatacaaataacACAACAGGAACTTTAAATCACGGCACGGATATCTCCGTGTCTCGTTTATCTGGGTCAGTGGATTCTGAGGGTTCTAAGAGCTTGAACCACGCTGAATATGATCTCGAATCTGTCTTGGCAAGCTTCTTAGGTGAGATTTATAGGTGCCACAATGAATGTCCACATGATGATTGCAAGAGTAATAGTGAATTGTGTCCTTCATTGAAGTCCCTAATCCATAAGAAGCTTAATGACTTAAGCAATCTTCAATCCAATATTGATTGTGAGCAACCTCAAGAGAGCAAGGGAGAAAAGCTACTGGCTGGTAATGGCATTTCTAGCAGCAGGACTGTTCAGTCCAAGGAATTCAAGGATGCTCTGGAGATACTGGGTTCAAACAAGGAACTTTTCCTGAAGGTGCTTCAGAAGCCTAATTCACATATGTTGGACAATATCAGAAACCACCAAAACAGTAGATTGACAACCAAGTTAGAGCCCAATAAAAATCTTGGAGAAACTAATTCCCTTGAAGAGACAAGAGGCTCAAATCATGACTTGTCTGCACCGGCACAGGCTAAGGAGAGCAAACATATGTTCTTCTGGAGGAAAGACAAGTCGAAAATAAAGCAGATGCTACCAGAAGGAATTAATGGATCTCAGCCTGTTAGCAAAATAGTTATTCTGAAGCCAAATCCAGGAAAAGGAATTGATCAGACAGTGACAAGCAGTGCAAGATATTTACATCAGCAACCTAGTACCTCTCAAACTCCAGAGTACAGTGGGAGGGAAACCTCAAAATTTTCAATCAAAGAAGTCAGGAGGAGATTCAGAATTGTGACTGGTGAGACAAGAAGAGAAAGAAATGCAGCACCTGCAGACGACCTTCAAAGAGTTTCACGTTGGCATTCCATGATTGCAACGAAGAAGAGTTCTGGGTATCACACACAAGGGAGCTTGGCAGACAAATCTGCATCAAATTTTAAGAACGACATCGCCAGACCTTCAACCAGCAGCAAGCAAAAGCAACAAAATGGCGGCGAGACTGAAATTAGTGGTCATATAGCAGTGCCACAAGATGATTCTATCTTCTACAAGGAGGCCAAGAAGCATTTAACAGATATGCTAAAGGATAACAATAAGTCCGGCAACTATCCAACAGCCCAGGTCTCAAAATCCTTGGAAGGAATGCTTTCGCTCCCTCACTGCGATGTGTCATCTCCTAGGAATAGCCGTAGTGGAAAATGCCACACTGATCTCTCACCTGAAGAGACGGATTCTTGCCTTGTACCCATGGTTGACAGTGAAGAAACTACACAAGAGAGCAGTCAATCATGGGACGACTCACTGAGCAACACTGCACATTGTCCTAGTATAGCAGTTGATGATCAGGTGGTTGTTCAGGACAAATGTAGCATGAAAGAAGAACCACAAGAAG GACAAGGAGATGTTACTGATGTGGTAGACACCATATGTATGGaagaaattggaaaaatagattgtTCTGAAACAATCTGCAACACACAATCCATCTCAGCAGAACTATGCAGAGATAGCCCGCAGCCA GATATGATAGAGGAAGCAGAGCAAGGAAAAGAACCTGTTAAAATCTTGTTGAGCTATCCTGAGAGCATTGTTGAATTGGAGCAGCAAGAACCAGGAACACCTGAACCAAGAGCATCGGCCAAATTTATCTCAGATTGTTCCCCCGAGCTAAGCCATGACAAGCAAGAACAGCCCAGTCCTGTGTCTGTTCTTGATTCATTCTATGAAGATGTTGCAGATCCTGAATGCGAAAACATTAAACAAT GTGATCTGCATGAAGAGTTGCGTGGAGCCCTGTACTTCCCAGATAACGAATCAGATCTAAAGGTCTTTTGGGAGGACAAGAATGTCCGATTAGATTATATAAAGTTGGTTTTGGAGCTCTCGGAATTATGCGCAGAACAGAATTTAGAGGTATGGTATCTGGAGGATGAGTTAATCAGCCCTTGCCTGTTGGAAGAACTACCAAACCAAGGTGATCAAATAGATGATCTGAAAATTCTGTTTGACTGTATCTGCGAAGCTCTAACAGAGATCCAGGAGAGATATTTTAGACTCTCTTCTTGGTTGTCGTTTCTCAAACACGACATACGGGCACCTCCAGTGGGAGAAGACCTCGTCGCAGAAGTTGACAAATATGTTGACGATTACCTCCGACATAGTTTTCCAAGTACATTAGACCATACAATAAAAAAGGATTTCGAAGTTCGGACATGGATGGACATTCGGTCGAAGACTGAAGGGATCGTTGTGGAGATATGGGAGTTTGTGTTAGACGAACTTATCGATGAGGCTGTTTTCGATTTGTGGATTTGA